The DNA window GCAatagcctagtaggtaaggtccggcttccctttcgggggaccgagttcttccccatcatcatcatatcaacccattaccggtctactACAGGGCTGGTCTCCTCCCAatatgagaagggcttaggccgtagtccaccacgctagcccagtgcgtgttggtggacttcgcacgcctttgagaacactatggagaacactcaggcataatggtttcctcacgatgtatttccgtcaccgttaaagcaagtgatatttaattgcttaaaacgcacataacttagaaatgttagaggtgcgtactggcaTTCGAACTGGGCCTCCCGAAAttaaagccgaagtcctcacCAATAGGCTATACCCGCtcacaaaaaaaatgaaactaaTTCCACCACTTAATAAAGTATAGAGTATTCCATTTAAGTAAATTGCACCAGGAAGTCatgataataatagaaataattcaatGACTGAAAATCTTTAGAAAATGGGAAAGCATCTAGATGAGAAATACATGCCTACTTTAGAGTTATTAATTTGCTAATATTTTGATTGTCACGTCTAGTAGTCGCTTAGATTATTTCGGTTAGACAATTAGGTCGTCATTCTACCAAATATTCATAAGTATATTAGCCAAATCTCAAACTCCTTCGTGAGCTAAATATCCTTAAAAAGggataaatataaagttttctCTTTACGTCCAATCTAAGTCTTAATGACATCGGGGACACGAGAGCCAGCGTTTTTTCCGTTAGCATTAactataaagttaaataaaataacaatatttaattatatagatagattagcTTAATACCATTCATAGGGGCAATAGAGCCATCGTCTTGGATAATATTTCTACTTAGATGAGTATTCCTTTAGCAgcaatttttaagtttttaatttataactaaagaagcattgataaattattcatatctgccaagttatataaaacaataacaacaaaacGTACCTTAAAAATAATCCGGCCTGTTTGTGAAACTGTAATAAGTATTAACTGCCGATATTCGCACTTATGTATACGAGTTTACGTAGAGCGTTATTGTCACCGGCGGAGAGTCGACTGGCCGTCTGTAGAGGTCCGCACCTTGATCGCAATGAGTTATTGTTTTGATCCTATTAGCTTCTTAAAGCTAGGTCGCCCTGCAGATACAAAAAGCTCGTCGAGCAAGCTTTTCCCGCGTGGAATTTCTGATTTCCCGTTCCAGCTACCTACGTACCTACGTGCGTCACCAATATGCAATTTATCACTGGACATCGAATAAAACTAAATCACGAGAAGTGAAGGTAAGTATTGACGTACGTCATAAGGTAACCCTTAAGCCCTCATTGAAGTCTCGGGATGTGCGAGCTTCTACACAAAATGAATCCATGGAAAGCTAAGAATTGCgagcttttttatatattaactttataaatCACTGTAGATAAATTCTCAGAAGTTCACGGACTATAGAAACCTTCACCCTGAATACAAAAAAAGGCTGAaacaagttgttttttttaaataataggatCAAACATTTGCTCTGTTATACCCACAAGGGGTttgattttcaaataataaatcctAAGTACTTCTAAAGTTCTTAGAGGAGTCCTTAAGAGTATTCTTGAAACATCCCCTTCAATTTATATATCCGTAGTCTCAGTTTGTGCGTTGTCTTTCTGTCATTCCTAACTTAGTAACGCCACTGGGTGTGAATGAAGGAACTTTTGATAATCACATTACGATGCAGGTAATTGTGGGGAAGACACAGCTAATAGTGGAGTAGGGAAATTAGAGAATTGTTGCGTTAAGCGACTTGCTTATAGGTTGCGAATGTTATGTGTTGACACAAGCTACATTGCTCATTCAGGCGACCTCCTCAATGGTAGATATGGCCGCTACCAGATCTGAGCAAGCGAAGAGGTCCTGATATAAACACCTCGAGAGCAGTTCACTCCTGTGCCTCTTGGGGTAGAAATTCTGGGGACGTCGGATCAGAGCaattttttaagaattaaaaaaaaaagggttattTATTGCAACGACGGGATTCTAGACGGGTTAATTACATAGGCCACAGTATCAGTTTTGTCATTcgttttgtattttgtaaaaattttggTTAACAATGGTGTCAACTTTGTGGTACataaatctttaaactaaactaaatttactgGTACAGGAACAGTAGTTCCATCTTTTTCACTATgttctttataaaagaaaatagcgATAAGcttatttcagccaatttattatgaaaattaaacttaatttgctatatttcgcgaaaagcaggagaatctggatggtgtaatttataatttcttcaatcattacactccaaaccaaacagaaacatttagctaaattttcataatactcgtatatcatggaattagtaacgcctgctgctatccaatattttgccaatttagttttttttagagATTTTTACACAAAAGAATTGACACCATTATCGATGTAAATTTACTTAACCTTGCACTTGGAGCCCTAGAAAGTCGGCACGCATAGGTCGGTGCATGGTCTACTTTTCCTTCGCTAGATTAAAGGTAAACAAAAAGCAGGTTTATTCGCAGAAGCACGTAGGTACTCCAACGAAATGACGTTattacgtcaaaaaaaaaacattgtaacgCACAAGtgaagtgaaaaaataaaaagcatttATAAGTTCGACAAACACGGAAAAAGCTTCAAGTGTTGcgtaaaaacatttaatttgcgTTGTCATGTATTCGAAGTTGCTAGAATTAATTTGAGCACGCACGTGGAAACCTGGATTGTAAATcgagatttaataaattaataacctaTACTACACTATCATTGACGCCGAATGTGTCAATTATAGTGGTGCTATTCTATTCTTCTAGTATGTGCTGCTGTAaacctttaataataaaattattgttacttGCCACCTAATTACTTACGTAGTTGTAATTGAATACCACTTTCAGTGCCTGCCAGCTTGGAGTTGCAGTTCCAGATAGAGCATCAAATTGGCATGGGCCTAgattaaactaaattggcagatctaaaaatagtgctgttCACAAAGGATATAGAGAAATAGGATggcattaatataataaaagataatttagAGAGGTTTACAGATCTGGGCACAGAAGAATTATCAACCCCCGTGCTTCGAAAGCTAGGTGGAGGATCAAAGCTAAAAGCCTGAGCACACCAATCAGTGGGTCGTTTACGTATGTGGAATGACCATGATTACGAGTATTACTGAACACGCGTTAGATTTATTTGCAGTTTGCGTTACTTTACGGTATTTAGGAATGAACATCAGTAGTACTCTGTTCTGTTGGAAGAACAGGGATTTGCTTCCGTAAGTCCCTGTAAACCTGCAATGTACCACCTAGCATTCTGCACTGAGCTGCTAATTGTAACCAATGAATTAAAATGTCTTTTTGAAAGCTAAACTATtcgaaaaattctaaaaatgaCAATTAAAAAAGTGGGCAACGGAGGACCCCTAGGTACTTAGATTGGGTACTTATTTGCAAAAACAATGGGCAAAATGTTGTCCAGTGTTCAAAAGATGACCGACTTGGAAAATTGTTTGTCATGGttcattatataaaatgatgCGTGTGGAATGTTAAAGCTGCAAAACCTATGGACATTACTAAGTGCAGAAGCGTGACCGTTTGAATGAGATGGTACAGTAGGTCTAGGTACAGTTTGTCAACGGTAGTTTGAGCCCGGCGACTCTACAATTGTTTTGATGCCGTAGAATACAATCCTTGTGGTAATAGATAATTTGCATGGCTGTAACCATGGAATGTTCAACTTCGGTACATTTATGAGATTATACAAACTTCGCACCATCTATTTGCAGTTGGCTGAACCACGTTGACGAAACCTTCTTTAAAGTTCTACGCTGTACGtgtagatggcgctgttttatgaagatatttaaattttaattaaaattgttttatacaaGTCCTGTTAATAAAAGTTATGGAAAAATGAtaagcataaaataaaacatcaattAGTTTAAGAATTCTTTGCAAGAAAATTTTGAGTCTTGGTAGGTATTGAACGTCGTGCTTTTATTGGTATAGGTACAGTATTTTCAATCATATTCTCGACTGGGAGCGTGGCGTCTCCTGTAATCCGGCTACTCGGAGGTCGGGTTCAGAGGATGGTTTGAGGTCGGGAGTCCTGGTAGTGTGTGGCCCATGTTGACCGGACGTCCACACTAAGCCTGGTATTAATATGGACCCCCCAGAGGAATCTAGGGGGTGCAGGTTAACTAAGGAGGGGCGAACCGGGCCAGAGGGGAAACCCAGCAGCCAAAAGTCCCCGTATCGGGCAGTAGCGGGATAGCGGCCGGGAGTGGGTGCTCAGTATCAGCCCGACCAATACAATCAGACCTGTTCCTTTTGTTTCACGATTCAAAATTTCAagcttcatttaaaaaaattgtttttttgggCGATGGAACTCAAGAATGATACCTCAAAAACCTAGTAGTCAAATTTAAACagatttgggttttttttttccggACCCTCTCAATGGACATCAGCAAATCAATCGGAATCATACGAGTACACTTCAAAcctttaatttatgtatttatgaagTCGTTGCTTTTTAAGTGTAGTTAtgaatatattgtatttttaaagacATCCTAGTTTTTTTAGTCTTTAATTTCTAATGTacattgtatttaataaatgcactaatgtactttttattttagaattcctttttttttttgggtttcgcaacaaagtggtaaaaataagtaggtatgcgTGGAATTGAAGACCGTAAAGTGTGCAAAAAACATATATGTCGTGTACGTCATTGATATCCATCGTTTCAAATGATTATGATAATTACTGCGACGTAGGCAATTTCAAATGAATGTTTATTTCATCGAATTGTATATACGGAGATTACTAATTATTGGTTTTCTTGAATGTACGGAAAacttggaagcggtgatagcctggttGCTACgacttcggcttcaatttcagcgggccgagtacgaatcccagcacgcaccttttacttttctaagttatgtgcgttttaaataatttaaatatcacttgctttaacggtgacgaaaacatcttgaggaaacagGCATACCTGGGAATCTTCCATAGTGTTTCTTAATTCAGGCCAGCACgatggattacggcctaaacccttctcattgtgaaaggagacctgtgaccggtgtaatgggttgataataagtATGatgagatattaaaattaaagctacagAATAGTAAAGTCCTAGTTtcaaactgtttatttttattcctggaAGGGGTGGTTATCCTTAACGCAATATCTGGCTAGGATAgccagttttgttttttaatttcaccgCCTTTTTTTTCGATTTGCTTGTTTCTCTTTGGTGCTGAATACCGATCTATATCGAGGGGCTATCGCAATTATAATTTCGTTTCTTATCTAGCTTCATGAAAAGTGCATATTGATAATCTAAAAataacacacacaaaaaaaattaaatgtcagCTTCTAAAGTTGATTCCGTTAGTATCAAATTGTGATCTATGCGTACTGTTTAATGACGACAAGTTATTATAGAAGGTGAAGGAGGAGTTAGCTGTAGCAGAAggtgtttaaaaaataagaaaagacagtaataattttaaaagaaaatatttactcCAACGTTTGCAAAATGTCTATGAATTTCAGTGACCTTTTACTTACCTATCCAATATTAAttggtttacaaaaaaaaatatctcttcaAGCCTCTCATTTCCGACATTAGTATTTGGTTCTTAGCCCAACAGTTAGATACGAAACCAAACAGACAAGGGAACGCATTTTTTTAGTGAAGGTGTTGTTTAATTCAGCGCCACGGTTTTGTCAGCAATTGTCCTGACCTGTCCACTACCAGTTGCGACAAAGCCGTGGCCCTTAGTTTATGCGTTATCGCTTATAGAGATTTTTGCGTGGGAATTTCTTTCTTCATTTCCATTTTATCgggtttttcaattttcataTCTTCTGGTTTTTCGATTTTCTTCTTGTCGTCTTTCTTCTCGGGGATCATTTCCGGGATTTCCATAGGTTTGGCCTCGTCGGATATTTCGGGGATCGCTGAACGCTCTTGTGGGACTTCCGCGATAGGCTCTTCCTTCTTCTGCAACAATAATGAATTATCAAACTATGAACTTTGTTAATATATCTGTGATTATTATTTCTGCTGTAGAACTGAAGTTAATCTTAGAAAACTACCTGGTCGATTGATAGAATTATTTTTGTGGAAAATCCATttaaagcagtttttttttagtttaataacaataaaactgcAACCACGACCCGTAAATAAGGATAAAACAATAGTATAACAAAGTAATATGGACTTAATTTAGCTTAGCAGCTCAGTATAGTACGATATTACTGTAAAACTCAAGCTGTACGAGAGTTTTCATAgctttttcataattatttctgctGGAAGGGGTCCAAGGACTTAAATCCTGGGATGATGACGATGttcttacataaaataatagttgTTACACACACGGTAATCTGACATGAGTAATTGAGAGATATGTATCATACTTGCTCAAAAAAGGTTCATAAAAACACGAAGATTAAATCCTAGTTTCCAATAATTAACATAGCTACTTTATGCATAAAACCTTATCTTGATTAGTaacgagttacaaaaaaaatactcatgATAACTGGTAACAAAAATACTAAGAATACACACATCTTATGCCAAAGCTGGTTGCGAATAAGAATTAGgtaaaattacatatattaaattgaaaaaggtTTAATTGACGCACTAGTAAATATCTATTGCTAGTAAGtttttttagagtttttttgaattaaataggtaataaatTTACACTTGAtgggaataacaaaaaaaaagaaagctaaggataaaataaactaaattagcttcttatatattaagtaataccaataaatttaaagacgaatacattgaatgagtagataatagtaatattgaatttagttaagtctaatggcgaagtgtattaatttattatagaaaattaagtttcctatgtaagtgacttaggtctttttatgggaatgcCTTGTAAACCTAACCTGAGTCAGTTAGGTCTATTAGAATAAGGAattattgattttgtttattactttaCCTCCACAGGTACAATTTTTTCTTCAACGGCAATTATGTCCGCGCTAGCAACAGGGGCGCTCTTCGCGTCAATGATATCTTCAGTTTTTACGCTCAGGGGGTCAGCCGCGGGGCTCGGTAGAACGTTGCAGTCAGCCTGGTTGGTCTTCACGAAGAATGTCCGTGAGATATGGTAGCGGTCTAGCACGGAGTAAGCATACTGCATCACGAGTGGTGGCGCGAGTCTGTCTCTGGTCAGGATCCAGGcgttttctgttaaagaaacAGAACACGTTTAATTGAAGAAGCTCAAGTTAAGAATGAATGTGAGAATGTAAAGGATCTGAAGAAAGTTGTCAAGTTCTCAAGTCAGTTATACCTGAGACAAACTTTATAGtattgtagagctttttgtgacagagctcggccGGGTAAGTACTACAACCATTTGAGTtcaacaggatttgaacttgcgactctcgggcaatcgcggcctgatcgctttcaccaattaagctacggctctcctaccctcgatgccgaaattagtatatgcctaaatcagtcttatagcgaattttttaaatgcattttaaatttataaaattgataatttctccaagtgtaggtaaaaatactacaactatgtttatatctgccgctaagcggcattTTTGCGATACTGTGTTTCGGTGTGAAGGGTGTAGGTGCCGGTATAACTAGGCATATGAGGTTAACACCTACGCGACGCCTCAAATTCATGGAAACGGGGCGGCATGTtccaggacgtgctccttgcatgccttgtgcaagtgttgctctttttataggtgACGGTTTTCCCCTTATCATCAAGGGGTCATCTGCtcggtctgtcaattattactataaaataaaatctcccGGCTTTCGGCTCGATACTATAGAGCAGATAATTTTGCCTTgtaaagccggcaacgcatcggtgactCCTCTGgcgctgcagatgtttatgggcggcggtgatcactaaacatcaggtgacccacttgctcgtttgcccgctattaatatacaaaaaaacataccagtctttcttaaaaaattctgccaggcaaccttaggattaggacaacatatAATGTTGTTGTGGTTAAATTATAGTTacagtaaaattatataatatcattGTGTTTGTTGTATAaagtgaattatttttattctatttataattttcatatgtGAAATGGTAAGGTATTCCTTCTTACATCAgggctcgtttggaaccctcctagctttagtttttagttaacgaatccatttatcaccatcacctaacatggTAACTAAAGTGGTAActggtaacatgttaaatgtatgaacgcttcataagtgcctttaataagatctacatgaatagaacatttttgaatttgaatttgaaagtatCGCAGTGCACCATTCCGCATAATCTATCTAGGTGTATAAAAAAATTCCGTTTGTTAataacgtaaataaaaaaagattcttCACTGGTCGTTTTGAAATTTTGACACATATGTATTCAGATTTAAGCATGTTTAATATAGGTactctcagtggcgtgcatagagggtattcacagggcatgaagatgataaaaaacttaaggataggcattgtaagagttataaaaggccaactcttgagtatttataacacgtactggcgattttcttcatttgatatcatctgcatactctgtgcatacccactatgcacgccactggttgcatagaggatatgcacacaACACAAATTCAAAAGCAAGACAATTTACGGATATCTGTTAAAATGCGAATCGTGTATAggttaatataagtttatttttgcagtATTTGAGGTTCATTTTAGTCTTGTGGAGAACCCGCCATACACAAATGTCcctttattagtttaaattctTGTTTATTGAATTGCTTCACTTACGGATATGCACAGGGCCAATGCCGCTGCAAGACCACATGACGGCGAAGTTCTCGTAATCAGTGTCGAGGATGCTGTATTCGTTGTCATAGGAATTGGGCAATGTGGCGTACTTGATGATCAGACGGCCCTCGCCTTCCCTTCCAATCATTTGCAGGGAACCTCCCATCACACGCTTCATACCGGTTCTAGAACAGAAGTAGTTAGAATTTGGAAAATCTTCTAAGAAACAATAACTATGCGAGAACACGATACGTTTTTACGAAATCCTGAAGAAAAAACCACGTGCTCCATCGTGtgaaagtgtttatattattagtaaggatatgtTGTTTtgcaacaaaattaaaacatctGTATATAAAGCATCCTTGAGATGGATATATTAAGATACTCCGTTACCCAGTTAAAGTAAAACTGTCTGGTTTTAAAATGCACGGTTTAAAGCTCTACCGATTTTTACGAAAACTTACGTACTGTaagcatagaattaagaaaaaatttaactcaaataatggattttttcacaagttagagtgtgttcgggtttcacacatgacggacaggatttttttttgacctattttggtgtttttttccaattctattgcagtaaatcaattttttaaaagtatggaattaatctccattaaattatctcgacaatagtatgcaaaatatcttgattccgtgaactaacaaggctataataataaaaatagccgccgaaatgaggcgaaaaaaatttttgtgcgatcgtaaagcactctccgatgcttcgcatcatgagtcgtgcaatatacagaatcctcactcagcctttattgcatgcagtgcattgcgtCCAAAAAATAGTGAAatcgccccgcgcacatctcacttcacatccGCGGATTGTTTCTagctcacaaacatttcccattttcttcatttcatggAATACGTTTAAAACACTAGAGTtagaataattactgtcaactgctaaatggaaaaaggactaaccacctgttcgagtAACACTCTAGAGTGAAGTAGTTTTTGacacttcaatattagtcttgtaaacggtttctgtattttcttgtTTCTGTGGTAAGTTATCaaatttgaaaatgaaaattctaAATGGAACAGCAAAATATCCGTCTTTAAAACCAGGACCATTATACTTAGACCTCTCGGTGTTTCAATATCTACTCTACGATTAGAAACGTACAAATTTACAGGTTACGGGTACTTGACATGAAAAAGTGTCTATAAACTAAGATTGTAAACTTACAAGGCATTGGTTATCTCATTGTTGACGAGGATCCTTCCTTCGGGAGTGCTTTCATACTTGGTGGTGACACAGCGGGAACCAAGTTCCGAGACCGTGAAGAAACGCTCAGCTTCGTACCAGGTGCCGAGGAAGCGGTTCACGTTGAAATTCGCCATCGGCTGCGAGAGACAAAAAATAGTATCGTTCCTAAGTAATACATCATTATACAAgtataatgttacagtaaatttataaagtgggtaaataattaaactcttgataactataaattcatatttgcaaGATATTTATCAATACATTGCTGATAAAACGCATCCACT is part of the Pararge aegeria chromosome 2, ilParAegt1.1, whole genome shotgun sequence genome and encodes:
- the LOC120632323 gene encoding apolipoprotein D-like encodes the protein MLRLSVLLLVATASAQIPSLGWCPDYQPMANFNVNRFLGTWYEAERFFTVSELGSRCVTTKYESTPEGRILVNNEITNALTGMKRVMGGSLQMIGREGEGRLIIKYATLPNSYDNEYSILDTDYENFAVMWSCSGIGPVHIQNAWILTRDRLAPPLVMQYAYSVLDRYHISRTFFVKTNQADCNVLPSPAADPLSVKTEDIIDAKSAPVASADIIAVEEKIVPVEKKEEPIAEVPQERSAIPEISDEAKPMEIPEMIPEKKDDKKKIEKPEDMKIEKPDKMEMKKEIPTQKSL